One stretch of Tribolium castaneum strain GA2 chromosome 5, icTriCast1.1, whole genome shotgun sequence DNA includes these proteins:
- the LOC135266312 gene encoding uncharacterized protein LOC135266312 produces the protein MSKQALTTSVADASNNKNYYIDIKVNGKPTRAYIDSGAEPVLVKQCCYRIGTDVHGGVEVELEVDLVKANVKALIVEDSAQRVPVIVGQTFLNAGANTIIANEEAVRVVDGNNESIQAFLGQLPTRKVALWAEEETVIPPQSIGCIRIKAKDDGWKGAYYVEGCQRPRPGFEHVVHRCVTCDGGLVTVRNLSHQDLVYRKAQIVARAEPCEQERTATTKHRWFPEDVEHGSVADC, from the exons atgTCTAAGCAGGCACTAACGACAAGTGTAGCTGACgcaagtaataataagaattattaCATAGACATTAAGGTCAATGGTAAGCCGACGCGAGCTTACATTGACTCAGGAGCTGAACCGGTCCTTGTCAAGCAGTGTTGCTACAGAATTGGGACTGATGTGCATGGGGGAGTCGAAGTAGAGCTAGAAGTGGATCTTGTCAAGGCAAACGTAAAAGCTTTGATCGTCGAAGACAGTGCACAACGTGTGCCTGTCATAGTGGGACAGACCTTCCTGAATGCGGGTGCTAATACGATTATAGCAAATGAGGAAGCTGTGAGAGTAGTTGACGGAAACAACGAATCGATCCAAGCATTTCTAGGCCAACTTCCGACACGAAAAGTTGCACTTTGGGCGGAAGAGGAAACAGTGATCCCTCCTCAATCCATTGGTTGCATACGAATCAAGGCAAAAGACGATGGGTGGAAAGGAGCTTATTACGTTGAAGGGTGTCAACGTCCGAGACCAGGGTTCGAACACGTTGTTCATCGGTGTGTCACATGTGATGGAGGCCTAGTGACCGTTCGCAATCTATCGCACCAAGATCTGGTCTATCGAAAGGCGCAAATCGTTGCGAGAGCTGAGCCTTGCGAGCAGGAAAGGACAGCTACGACG AAACACCGGTGGTTCCCCGAGGACGTGGAACACGGAAGCGTGGCCGACtgttaa